Proteins from a single region of Verrucosispora sp. NA02020:
- a CDS encoding DUF4331 domain-containing protein — MSSHREAPEIAKDPVADSSDLYAFVTPDRPDTVTLIANYVPLQLPSGGPNFFEFGDDVRYEIHIDNNGDGQPDVTYRFEFTTEITNPNSFLYNTGPIDSLDSENWNRRQFYSLTRIAGGREERLARKLPCPPCNVGPLSTPKYGELVRQATFSLSTGEKVFAGQRADGFFVDLGAIFDLGTLRPFQQLHVAGKKIFREPGTPVNTTDRLNVHSIALQVPLDRARRKANRYHWQEPASVIGVWTSASRRQVRVLGDRVAADTSTGPFTQVSRLGNPLFNEVIVPMAQKDLWNTLPPSEDKRFAKFVERPELAALLPVLYPGVFPNLEKLNKSEKARADLVAILLTGVPEGLIDGFTNATGDVQADMLRLNTAIPPARRPNAIGVLAGDLAGFPNGRRVTDDVVTIALRAIAGLTVPLVDRKFQPDEAAAAVTPGLSAADVTAPFLRNFPFLGTPYDGFNNPGAAA, encoded by the coding sequence ATGTCGTCACACCGCGAAGCGCCGGAGATCGCCAAGGATCCGGTCGCCGATTCGTCGGACCTGTACGCCTTCGTCACGCCGGACCGTCCGGACACGGTGACGCTGATCGCCAACTACGTACCGTTGCAACTGCCCTCGGGCGGCCCGAACTTCTTCGAGTTCGGCGACGACGTGCGCTACGAGATCCACATCGACAACAACGGTGACGGGCAGCCGGACGTCACCTACCGTTTCGAATTCACCACCGAAATCACGAACCCGAATAGTTTTCTCTACAACACCGGGCCGATCGATTCGCTGGACAGCGAGAACTGGAACCGACGGCAGTTCTACAGCCTGACCCGGATCGCCGGTGGACGGGAAGAGCGGCTGGCGCGCAAGCTGCCCTGCCCGCCGTGCAACGTCGGCCCGCTTTCCACCCCGAAGTACGGCGAGTTGGTCCGCCAGGCCACCTTCTCGCTCTCCACCGGCGAGAAGGTCTTCGCCGGGCAGCGCGCCGACGGCTTCTTCGTCGACCTCGGGGCGATCTTCGACCTCGGTACGCTGCGCCCGTTCCAGCAGTTGCACGTGGCCGGCAAGAAGATCTTCCGGGAGCCCGGCACGCCGGTGAACACCACCGACCGGCTCAACGTGCACAGCATCGCCCTCCAGGTGCCGCTGGACCGGGCGCGCCGCAAGGCGAACCGGTATCACTGGCAGGAACCCGCCTCGGTGATCGGCGTCTGGACCTCGGCGTCCCGCCGCCAGGTGCGGGTGCTCGGCGACAGGGTGGCCGCCGACACGAGCACCGGGCCGTTCACCCAGGTGTCCAGGTTGGGCAACCCACTGTTCAACGAGGTCATCGTGCCGATGGCACAGAAGGACCTGTGGAACACCCTGCCGCCGTCGGAGGACAAGCGGTTCGCGAAGTTCGTCGAGCGACCCGAGTTGGCCGCCCTGCTGCCGGTGCTCTACCCGGGCGTCTTCCCCAACCTGGAGAAGCTGAACAAGTCCGAGAAGGCGCGGGCGGACCTGGTCGCGATCCTGCTCACCGGTGTCCCGGAGGGACTGATCGACGGCTTCACCAACGCTACCGGCGACGTGCAGGCCGACATGCTGCGCCTGAACACCGCGATCCCGCCGGCCCGCCGCCCGAACGCCATCGGCGTACTCGCCGGTGACCTGGCCGGTTTCCCGAACGGTCGGCGGGTCACCGACGACGTGGTGACGATCGCGCTGCGGGCCATCGCGGGTCTGACGGTGCCGCTGGTGGACCGGAAGTTCCAGCCGGACGAGGCGGCCGCCGCGGTCACCCCGGGGTTGAGCGCCGCCGACGTGACCGCGCCGTTCCTGCGCAACTTCCCCTTCCTCGGTACGCCCTACGACGGCTTCAACAACCCGGGAGCGGCGGCATGA
- a CDS encoding coenzyme F420-0:L-glutamate ligase: MRLEILPVPGIGHVTEGDDLAALIGGAAPWLRDGDVLVVTSKIVSKAEGRLVDVPADGPDRQAARDEVLASETVRVVASRGPTRIVQTRHGFVMAAAGIDASNVDKTRLVLLPEDPDASARALRAGLRAHSGVNVAVIISDTMGRPWRNGLTDVALGVAGMDAIRDHRGEVDPYGNELVLTQMAVVDELAGAGELIKGKCDQMPVAVVRGYLTAGQDDDGDGARVLVRDASMDLFSLGTAEARAAGLADAAHLPDRPGESRPDPAVVAAAIASVIDVVAPGTVFTQVVDDDVRAGLVNTVPGWPGRATGLVLCSPPTPVGPVQLVRFGTDVQKLRTALAAHHVPSQLLPPPPATTAAASLAL, translated from the coding sequence GTGAGACTGGAGATCCTGCCGGTGCCGGGCATCGGCCACGTGACCGAGGGCGACGACCTGGCGGCACTGATCGGAGGCGCGGCACCCTGGCTGCGCGACGGCGACGTGCTGGTGGTGACCAGCAAGATCGTCTCGAAGGCGGAGGGGCGGCTGGTGGACGTACCCGCCGACGGCCCGGACCGGCAGGCCGCCCGCGACGAGGTGCTGGCCTCGGAGACGGTCCGGGTGGTGGCGTCACGCGGCCCGACCCGGATCGTGCAGACCCGGCACGGCTTCGTGATGGCGGCGGCCGGCATCGACGCCTCGAACGTCGACAAGACCCGGCTGGTGCTGCTCCCGGAGGACCCGGACGCCTCGGCCCGCGCACTCCGCGCCGGCCTGCGGGCCCACAGCGGCGTGAACGTCGCCGTGATCATCAGCGACACCATGGGTCGGCCGTGGCGCAACGGGCTCACCGACGTGGCCCTCGGCGTGGCCGGGATGGACGCGATCCGGGACCACCGGGGCGAGGTCGACCCGTACGGCAACGAGCTGGTGCTGACCCAGATGGCCGTGGTCGACGAGTTGGCCGGCGCGGGCGAACTGATCAAGGGCAAGTGCGACCAGATGCCGGTCGCGGTGGTCCGGGGCTACCTCACCGCGGGGCAGGACGACGACGGCGACGGCGCCCGGGTGCTGGTGCGGGACGCCTCGATGGACCTCTTCTCGCTCGGCACCGCCGAGGCCCGGGCGGCCGGGCTGGCCGACGCCGCACACCTGCCGGACCGCCCCGGCGAGTCCCGCCCCGATCCGGCGGTGGTCGCCGCGGCGATCGCCTCGGTCATCGACGTCGTCGCCCCCGGCACCGTGTTCACCCAGGTCGTCGACGACGACGTACGCGCCGGACTGGTCAACACCGTGCCCGGCTGGCCGGGCCGCGCCACCGGACTGGTGCTGTGCTCCCCGCCCACCCCGGTCGGCCCGGTGCAGCTGGTCCGGTTCGGCACCGACGTGCAGAAGCTGCGGACCGCCCTCGCGGCCCACCACGTCCCCTCCCAACTCCTCCCCCCACCGCCGGCCACCACCGCCGCCGCCTCCCTGGCCCTCTGA
- a CDS encoding metallopeptidase family protein — translation MTSPENRRPGPGRRAHRDRHGRGLRGRLVPATVPLARTKAEIFDDLVLDTVETLERRFAKELAGVEFAVEDVPPDLNVYDTDVLEDGEVPLARLLPGRPGRQEVPPRIVLYRRPLEFRAMDREDLADLVHDVIIEQVANLLGVDPDELA, via the coding sequence ATGACGAGTCCGGAGAACCGCCGCCCCGGCCCCGGCCGGCGGGCGCACCGCGACCGGCACGGGCGCGGTCTGCGTGGGCGGCTGGTGCCGGCGACTGTGCCGTTGGCGCGCACCAAGGCGGAGATCTTCGACGACCTGGTGCTGGACACCGTCGAGACGCTGGAGCGTCGCTTCGCCAAGGAACTCGCCGGGGTGGAGTTCGCCGTCGAGGACGTCCCGCCGGATCTCAACGTCTATGACACCGACGTGCTGGAGGACGGCGAGGTGCCGTTGGCCCGACTGCTGCCGGGTCGGCCGGGACGTCAGGAGGTGCCACCTCGCATCGTGCTGTACCGCCGCCCGCTGGAGTTCCGGGCCATGGACCGCGAGGATCTCGCCGACCTGGTGCACGACGTGATCATCGAGCAGGTGGCGAACCTGCTCGGCGTCGACCCGGACGAGTTGGCCTGA
- a CDS encoding WhiB family transcriptional regulator encodes MDGQLEAADLLGNAPEWQERALCSQTDPEAFFPEKGGSTREAKRICSRCEVKTECLEYALGHDERFGIWGGLSERERRKLKRRAA; translated from the coding sequence ATGGACGGCCAGCTCGAGGCGGCCGACCTGCTCGGAAACGCGCCGGAGTGGCAGGAGCGAGCGCTGTGCTCGCAGACCGACCCGGAGGCGTTCTTTCCCGAGAAGGGCGGCTCGACCCGCGAAGCGAAGCGCATCTGCTCGCGGTGCGAGGTCAAGACCGAATGCCTCGAATACGCTCTCGGCCACGACGAGCGGTTCGGGATCTGGGGTGGGCTCTCCGAGCGTGAGCGGCGCAAGCTCAAGCGGCGAGCAGCCTGA
- a CDS encoding DUF3499 domain-containing protein, which translates to MRSPRRCSRNGCPRQAVATLTYVYNESTAVVGPLAAFAEPHTYDLCEPHARSLTAPRGWEVVRHEGEFEPPPPTTDDLVALAEAVREAARPAPRPPQDDQTQQAAPPTTSSRRGHLRVIPPTH; encoded by the coding sequence GTGAGGTCACCACGGCGCTGCTCCCGTAACGGCTGCCCCCGGCAAGCGGTCGCCACGCTGACCTATGTCTACAACGAGTCGACGGCCGTGGTGGGTCCGCTCGCCGCCTTCGCCGAGCCGCACACGTACGACCTGTGCGAGCCGCACGCCCGGAGCCTGACCGCACCGCGCGGCTGGGAGGTGGTCCGGCACGAGGGCGAGTTCGAGCCCCCGCCGCCCACCACCGACGACCTGGTCGCGCTCGCCGAGGCGGTCCGCGAAGCCGCCCGCCCGGCGCCCCGCCCTCCGCAGGACGACCAGACCCAGCAGGCCGCACCCCCCACCACCTCCTCGCGGCGCGGCCACCTCCGCGTAATCCCCCCCACGCACTGA
- the cofD gene encoding 2-phospho-L-lactate transferase — translation MRVVVLTGGIGGARFLLGVRAYAREVGAEVTAVVNVGDDLRLHGLRVCPDLDSVMYTLGGGADPERGWGRTGESWTVKTELAAYGAEPSWFGLGDKDLATHLVRTTMLDAGYPLHQVTDALATRWQPGVRLLPATDDRLETHVVVTPPDEAGDGTDGQRAIHFQEWWIRYRAQVPTHRFVFVGAEAAKPAPGVTEAIADADVVLVAPSNPVVSIAPILAVPGVRAALTGGPAPVVGVSPIIGGAPVRGMADRCLSVVGVPCTAAGVGGLYGSRAYGGLLDGWLVAEEDADTVVPDVTVRAVPLRMTDEAATAAMVRAAVELT, via the coding sequence ATGCGTGTCGTGGTTCTGACCGGCGGAATCGGGGGTGCCCGGTTCCTGCTCGGGGTGCGTGCGTACGCCCGTGAGGTGGGTGCCGAGGTGACCGCCGTGGTCAACGTCGGCGACGATCTTCGCCTGCACGGGCTCCGGGTCTGCCCGGACCTGGACAGCGTCATGTACACCCTCGGCGGCGGGGCGGACCCCGAGCGCGGCTGGGGTCGTACCGGCGAGAGCTGGACGGTCAAGACCGAGTTGGCCGCGTACGGTGCCGAGCCGAGCTGGTTCGGGCTCGGCGACAAGGACCTGGCCACCCATCTGGTACGCACCACCATGCTCGACGCCGGGTACCCGCTGCACCAGGTGACCGACGCGTTGGCGACCCGCTGGCAGCCCGGCGTACGCCTGCTGCCGGCGACCGACGACCGCCTGGAGACGCACGTCGTGGTGACCCCGCCCGACGAGGCCGGCGACGGCACCGACGGGCAGCGGGCGATCCACTTCCAGGAGTGGTGGATCCGGTACCGCGCCCAGGTGCCGACGCACCGGTTCGTCTTCGTCGGTGCGGAGGCCGCGAAGCCGGCGCCCGGCGTGACGGAGGCGATCGCCGACGCCGACGTGGTGCTGGTGGCACCGAGCAACCCGGTGGTCAGCATCGCGCCGATCCTCGCCGTACCGGGCGTGCGGGCGGCGCTGACCGGCGGTCCGGCCCCGGTGGTCGGGGTGTCGCCGATCATCGGTGGCGCGCCGGTACGCGGCATGGCGGACCGGTGCCTCTCGGTGGTCGGTGTGCCGTGCACCGCCGCCGGGGTCGGCGGGCTGTACGGGAGCCGGGCCTACGGCGGCCTGCTCGACGGATGGCTGGTCGCCGAGGAGGATGCGGACACGGTGGTGCCGGACGTGACGGTACGCGCGGTGCCGCTACGGATGACCGACGAGGCGGCGACGGCGGCGATGGTCCGCGCCGCGGTGGAGTTGACGTGA
- a CDS encoding mannose-1-phosphate guanylyltransferase, giving the protein MIYVVIPAGGSGTRLWPLSRSGHPKFLHPFTGTPASLLQATVERAAPLTTPERTMVVTGAAHAAAVARQLTGLPEENILIEPSPRDSCAAIALAAAVIAVRDPDAVMGSFAADHLIGQPERWVETVEAAVRGADQGLLMTVGITPTRAETGYGYLQTGDPVGDGPMRPVVEFKEKPNAEVAEAYVRSGRYLWNAGMFVWRVSAFLAELARQQPALHTGVTAIAAVWGTPEQDDVLGAVWPTLPKISVDYAVMEGAASAGRVATVPGDFRWNDVGDFHTLGEVLPTDDAGNVVIGGDVKAEVLLRDSSGCVVVPQSGRMVAGVGVRDLIVVDTPDALLVCPRDRAQDVKAIVDELKARGEDRLV; this is encoded by the coding sequence GTGATCTATGTCGTCATTCCGGCGGGTGGCAGTGGCACAAGGTTGTGGCCGTTGTCCCGCTCCGGCCATCCCAAGTTCCTCCACCCGTTCACCGGCACCCCGGCCTCGTTGCTCCAGGCGACGGTGGAGCGGGCGGCGCCGCTGACCACTCCGGAGCGGACCATGGTGGTCACCGGAGCCGCGCACGCGGCGGCGGTGGCCCGCCAGTTGACCGGGCTCCCCGAGGAGAACATCCTCATCGAACCGTCGCCGCGGGACTCCTGCGCGGCCATCGCGCTGGCCGCGGCGGTGATCGCGGTGCGGGACCCGGACGCGGTGATGGGGTCGTTCGCGGCGGACCACCTCATCGGTCAGCCCGAGCGGTGGGTGGAGACGGTCGAGGCAGCGGTCCGGGGCGCGGACCAGGGTCTGCTGATGACCGTCGGGATCACCCCGACCCGGGCGGAGACCGGCTACGGGTACCTCCAGACCGGTGATCCGGTGGGTGACGGTCCGATGCGTCCGGTCGTCGAGTTCAAGGAGAAGCCGAACGCCGAGGTCGCCGAGGCGTACGTCCGGTCCGGTCGGTATCTGTGGAACGCCGGCATGTTCGTCTGGCGGGTGTCGGCGTTCCTCGCCGAGCTGGCCCGCCAGCAGCCCGCCCTGCACACCGGCGTGACCGCGATCGCGGCGGTGTGGGGCACCCCCGAGCAGGACGACGTGCTCGGCGCGGTCTGGCCGACGCTGCCGAAGATCTCGGTCGACTACGCGGTGATGGAGGGCGCGGCGAGCGCCGGTCGGGTCGCCACGGTGCCGGGCGACTTCCGCTGGAACGACGTGGGCGACTTCCACACCCTCGGTGAGGTGTTGCCGACCGACGACGCCGGCAACGTGGTGATCGGTGGCGACGTCAAGGCCGAGGTGCTGTTGCGCGACAGCAGCGGGTGTGTGGTGGTGCCGCAGTCCGGGCGGATGGTGGCCGGCGTCGGCGTGCGCGACCTGATCGTGGTCGACACGCCGGACGCGTTGCTGGTCTGCCCGCGCGATCGCGCCCAGGACGTCAAGGCGATCGTGGACGAACTCAAGGCGCGAGGTGAGGACCGGCTCGTCTGA
- a CDS encoding bifunctional FO biosynthesis protein CofGH produces the protein MVDRSEPGPAEAAVRRALRRAAAGRALDVDEASALLSARGTALTELLDVAGAIRDAGLRDAGRPGVVTYSKKVFVPLTRLCRDRCHYCTFATVPHRLPAAFLDRDEVLAIARAGAAQGCKEALFTLGDRPEERWPAARQWLDERGYESTLDYVRACAVAVLEETGLLPHLNPGVLSWSELQRLKPVAPSMGMMLETTATRLWSEPGGPHYGSPDKEPAVRLRVLDDAGRVGVPFTTGILIGIGETPAERVDAIFAIRRAHREYGHLQEVIVQNFRAKPDTAMRGMPDAELHDLAATVAVARLLLGPKARIQAPPNLIAGEYDLLLRAGIDDWGGVSPVTPDHVNPERPWPQLDELAARTAAAGFTLRERLTVYPEYVRAGEPWLDPRLLPHVTALAEPATGLAVESARPVGRPWQEPDETFGGRTDLHVDIDRTGRTEDRRGDFDHVYGDWSEVAAKVAVPPAGPAGRSVAAGAGDADLRAGLRLAADNPAALLEPRHADAAMALFGADGPALDELCRRADDLRRDTVGDDVTYVVNRNINFSNVCYVGCRFCAFAQRERDADAYRLSVEQVADRAQEAWDAGAGEVCIQGGIDPKLPVTVYADLVRAIKARVPRMHVHAFSPMEIATAAAKAGVSVKEWLTGLREAGLDTIPGTAAEILDDEVRWVLTKGKLPTAAWVEVVSTAHELGLRSSSTMMYGHVDHPGQWLAHFRVLAGVQDRTGGFTEFVALPFVHTNAPIYLAGIARPGPTWRENRVVHAMARVLLHGRIDNIQCSWVKLGDEGTVEMLRSGCNDLGGTLMEETISRMAGSGNGSARTEEQLRAIATAAGRPARRRTTSYGHLSA, from the coding sequence ATGGTTGATCGCAGCGAGCCTGGGCCTGCGGAGGCGGCCGTCCGCCGGGCCCTGCGTCGGGCCGCCGCCGGCCGGGCGCTCGACGTCGACGAGGCGTCCGCACTGCTGAGTGCGCGCGGCACCGCCCTCACCGAACTGCTCGACGTCGCCGGCGCGATCCGCGACGCCGGCCTGCGGGACGCCGGGCGGCCGGGTGTGGTCACGTACTCGAAGAAGGTCTTCGTGCCGTTGACCCGGCTCTGCCGGGACCGCTGCCACTACTGCACCTTCGCCACGGTGCCGCACCGGCTGCCGGCGGCGTTCCTCGACCGCGACGAGGTGCTCGCCATCGCCCGCGCCGGTGCGGCCCAGGGCTGCAAGGAGGCGCTGTTCACCCTCGGCGACCGGCCGGAGGAGCGCTGGCCGGCGGCCCGGCAGTGGCTGGACGAGCGGGGTTACGAATCCACGCTGGACTACGTGCGGGCCTGCGCGGTGGCGGTGCTGGAGGAGACCGGCCTGCTGCCGCACCTGAATCCGGGCGTGCTCTCCTGGTCGGAGTTGCAACGGCTCAAGCCGGTCGCGCCCAGCATGGGGATGATGCTGGAGACCACCGCGACGCGGCTCTGGTCGGAGCCGGGCGGCCCGCACTACGGCTCGCCCGACAAGGAACCGGCGGTCCGGTTGCGGGTGCTCGACGACGCCGGTCGGGTCGGCGTCCCCTTCACCACCGGCATCCTGATCGGCATCGGCGAGACGCCCGCCGAACGGGTGGACGCGATCTTCGCCATCCGGCGGGCGCACCGGGAGTACGGCCACCTCCAGGAGGTGATCGTGCAGAACTTCCGCGCCAAGCCGGACACCGCGATGCGCGGCATGCCGGACGCGGAACTGCACGACCTGGCGGCCACCGTCGCGGTGGCCCGGCTGTTGCTCGGCCCGAAGGCCCGCATCCAGGCGCCGCCGAACCTCATCGCCGGCGAGTACGACCTGTTGCTGCGGGCCGGCATCGACGACTGGGGCGGCGTCTCGCCGGTGACCCCGGACCACGTCAACCCGGAACGCCCGTGGCCGCAGCTCGACGAGTTGGCGGCGCGTACCGCCGCCGCCGGGTTCACGCTGCGCGAGCGGCTGACCGTCTACCCGGAGTACGTCCGGGCCGGTGAGCCGTGGCTGGATCCGCGCCTGCTGCCGCACGTCACCGCGTTGGCCGAGCCGGCGACCGGGCTCGCCGTGGAGTCGGCCCGGCCGGTCGGCCGTCCCTGGCAGGAGCCGGACGAGACCTTCGGCGGGCGGACCGACCTGCACGTCGACATCGACCGCACGGGACGGACCGAGGACCGGCGGGGCGACTTCGACCACGTCTACGGGGACTGGTCGGAGGTGGCGGCCAAGGTCGCCGTACCGCCCGCCGGTCCGGCCGGTCGGTCGGTCGCCGCCGGTGCCGGTGACGCCGACCTGCGGGCGGGGCTGCGGCTGGCCGCCGACAACCCTGCGGCGCTCCTCGAACCCCGGCACGCCGACGCCGCGATGGCGCTGTTCGGCGCGGACGGCCCGGCCCTGGACGAACTCTGCCGCCGCGCCGACGACCTGCGCCGGGACACGGTCGGCGACGACGTCACGTACGTCGTCAACCGCAACATCAACTTCAGCAACGTCTGCTACGTGGGTTGCCGGTTCTGTGCCTTCGCGCAGCGGGAGCGGGACGCCGACGCGTACCGCCTGTCGGTGGAGCAGGTCGCCGACCGGGCGCAGGAGGCCTGGGACGCCGGTGCCGGCGAGGTCTGCATCCAGGGCGGTATCGACCCGAAGTTGCCGGTCACCGTCTATGCCGACCTGGTCCGCGCGATCAAGGCGCGGGTGCCCCGGATGCACGTGCACGCCTTCTCCCCGATGGAGATCGCCACCGCCGCCGCGAAGGCCGGGGTGTCGGTGAAGGAGTGGCTGACCGGGTTGCGCGAGGCGGGCCTGGACACCATCCCCGGGACGGCGGCGGAGATCCTCGACGACGAGGTGCGCTGGGTGCTGACCAAGGGCAAACTGCCGACCGCCGCCTGGGTCGAGGTGGTCAGCACCGCCCACGAGCTGGGCCTCCGGTCCAGCTCCACGATGATGTACGGCCACGTGGACCATCCCGGGCAGTGGCTGGCGCACTTCCGGGTGCTGGCCGGTGTGCAGGACCGCACCGGCGGGTTCACCGAGTTCGTGGCGCTGCCCTTCGTGCACACCAACGCCCCGATCTACCTGGCCGGCATCGCCCGGCCGGGGCCGACCTGGCGGGAGAACCGGGTGGTGCACGCGATGGCCCGGGTGCTCCTGCACGGTCGGATCGACAACATCCAGTGCTCCTGGGTGAAGCTGGGCGACGAGGGCACGGTCGAGATGCTCCGCAGCGGCTGCAACGACCTGGGCGGCACGTTGATGGAGGAGACCATCTCGCGGATGGCCGGTTCGGGCAACGGTTCCGCGCGGACCGAGGAGCAGCTACGGGCGATCGCGACGGCGGCCGGTCGTCCGGCGCGTAGGCGTACGACTTCGTACGGTCACCTCAGCGCCTAG
- a CDS encoding helix-turn-helix transcriptional regulator, with translation MLKIHFSGEDILRTRVAPAADPIWEVVLSLHLLPGRSRDPLLAGWRREVMRGLRRQDDADGLRLLLALNPPRGYFPDFLTPHESVGGFEAGMEALRRTPATLLHRDLSRLASGRSLPTGADAVARGEPRALEDLTDAMSRYRDLALGPYWERVQAAVDADRNRRARAMLDGGIEGLLTSLRPGVRWESGVLHIPDYPNSRELHLLGRGLLLVPSFFCAKTPVALVDPELPPVLVYPVDRLGGLVVDGADGAGTGRTALAALLGRTRAAVLAATDGGCSTGELARRLRISAAAASQHTTVLRNAGLLVSHRDRNTVLHTPTPLGRALLNP, from the coding sequence ATGCTGAAGATCCACTTCTCCGGCGAGGACATCCTCCGGACCAGAGTCGCTCCGGCTGCGGACCCGATCTGGGAAGTGGTGCTGAGCCTGCACCTGCTGCCCGGACGCAGCCGGGACCCACTGCTCGCCGGTTGGCGACGTGAGGTCATGCGCGGCCTGCGCCGGCAGGATGACGCCGACGGGCTGCGGCTGCTGCTGGCGTTGAACCCGCCGCGTGGCTACTTCCCGGACTTCCTCACCCCGCACGAGAGCGTGGGCGGGTTCGAGGCCGGGATGGAGGCGCTGCGGCGTACCCCTGCCACCCTGCTGCACCGCGACCTGAGCCGGCTGGCCAGCGGTCGGAGCCTGCCCACCGGGGCCGACGCCGTGGCCCGGGGCGAGCCGCGGGCGCTGGAAGACCTGACCGATGCCATGAGCCGGTACCGCGACCTGGCGCTCGGTCCCTACTGGGAGCGGGTGCAGGCGGCGGTGGACGCCGACCGGAACCGGCGGGCGCGGGCCATGCTCGACGGCGGGATCGAGGGTCTGCTGACCTCCCTGCGGCCCGGTGTGCGCTGGGAGTCCGGCGTGCTGCACATCCCCGACTATCCGAACAGCCGTGAACTGCACCTGCTGGGGCGGGGGCTGCTGCTGGTGCCGTCGTTCTTCTGCGCGAAGACACCGGTGGCGCTGGTCGACCCGGAGCTGCCGCCGGTGCTGGTCTATCCGGTGGACCGGCTGGGTGGACTCGTCGTCGACGGGGCCGACGGCGCCGGCACCGGCCGTACGGCGCTGGCGGCGCTGCTCGGCCGGACCCGGGCGGCGGTCCTGGCCGCCACCGACGGCGGGTGCAGCACGGGCGAGCTGGCCCGCCGGTTGCGGATCTCGGCGGCGGCGGCCAGCCAGCACACCACCGTGCTGCGCAACGCCGGCCTGCTGGTGAGCCACCGCGACCGCAACACCGTCCTGCACACCCCCACCCCGCTGGGCCGCGCCCTGCTCAACCCCTGA
- a CDS encoding phospholipase produces MSGHVHTYGPTGSATVVLDLGGETGALIVHTGRHLLGREIEVSRPDHDDEPRTHSAVRERQVLDGTFHSAVYPDLPAGTYTVWWDDDTPAGTVRVAGGVVSEFTWPTSLSATSD; encoded by the coding sequence ATGAGCGGGCATGTGCACACATACGGTCCGACGGGGAGCGCGACTGTTGTGCTTGACCTGGGCGGGGAGACCGGTGCCCTGATCGTGCACACCGGACGTCACCTGCTCGGTCGGGAAATCGAGGTCAGCCGCCCGGACCACGACGACGAGCCGCGGACCCACTCCGCCGTACGCGAGCGGCAGGTCCTGGACGGTACCTTCCACAGTGCGGTCTACCCGGACCTACCGGCAGGTACCTATACCGTCTGGTGGGACGACGATACGCCTGCCGGGACGGTCCGGGTGGCCGGTGGTGTGGTCTCCGAATTCACGTGGCCCACCAGCCTTTCCGCGACTTCCGACTGA
- a CDS encoding NUDIX hydrolase: MSTPHATEEHPQAPEHGWAALHTDASAVLTGWTPTSPDAATARDRTLDLLTAGPVAMSREHRAGHVTASALLFDSTGTRVLLCLHRKFHRWVQLGGHCESGDRTLAGAALREATEESGITGLRVDPVPIDVDVHEVGCQGGSLHHDVRFAVIAPPGAVETVSAESEALGWFPPDQLPQPLAGGTARLMPPGLAAFRRAGPHLAP, encoded by the coding sequence GTGTCGACGCCTCACGCGACCGAGGAGCACCCGCAGGCCCCGGAGCACGGTTGGGCCGCACTGCACACCGACGCGTCGGCGGTCCTCACCGGATGGACGCCGACCAGCCCGGACGCCGCGACCGCCCGGGACCGCACCCTCGACCTGCTGACCGCCGGACCGGTCGCGATGAGCCGCGAGCACCGGGCCGGACACGTCACCGCCAGCGCCCTGCTGTTCGACTCGACCGGCACCCGCGTGCTGCTCTGCCTGCACCGCAAGTTCCACCGCTGGGTGCAGCTCGGCGGGCACTGCGAGTCGGGCGACCGGACACTGGCCGGGGCCGCGCTCCGCGAGGCGACCGAGGAGTCCGGCATCACCGGCCTGCGGGTGGACCCGGTGCCGATCGACGTGGACGTGCACGAGGTCGGCTGCCAGGGCGGTTCCCTGCACCACGACGTACGCTTCGCCGTCATCGCCCCGCCCGGCGCGGTCGAGACGGTCAGCGCGGAGTCCGAGGCGCTCGGCTGGTTCCCGCCGGACCAACTGCCGCAACCGCTGGCCGGCGGGACCGCACGGCTCATGCCACCCGGACTGGCCGCGTTCAGACGAGCCGGTCCTCACCTCGCGCCTTGA